In the genome of Desulfocurvibacter africanus subsp. africanus DSM 2603, the window AGGCAGCTTTGCGGGAAGCCTGTAATGCCTGTCGCTGGGCCCCGGGCTTTGCGTATGCTTTGAAAGGTGAATGAAAATTGGTTGAGTAATCAAGTGGATTGGTTTATAAACCAATCTATGGAGCATGTATGCTGGCTGCAGGTCGGCCCAAATCCACCCCCGCAGGTGAGTAAGGGCGATTCCGCCGGGTCCAGGGGAATGGCGCGGTGGAAAAGATCACGGCCGGGCTCTCTGCGAGGGAGTATGCGCATAGCGTTGTATGGATGCGCTCCAAGTGGATGAATCCATGGAATAATATTTGCGGGATCGCCGGAGTTGCCCGGCTTTCCCACCTTGAGCCGAGAATCATGGCGATGAATATGAAGCTTCTGCTTATCGACGACGAGGAAGGTATCCGCCGCATGCTCGGCATGTCACTGGCCGATCTGGGCTACGACGTGCATACCGCGGCCGACGGCCAGGAAGGGCTTAATCTCTTCGACTGGCTCGCGCCTGACATAGTGCTGCTTGATATCAAGATGCCCGGCATGGACGGCATCGAGGTCCTGCGCAACATCAAGGCCCGTAAGATCGACGCCGAGGTTATCATGATCTCGGGCCACGGCGATCTGGACCTGGCCATCAAGAGTTTGCAGCTCGACGCCGTGGATTTCGTGACCAAGCCCATCCGCGACGAGATCCTGCAGATCGCCCTCAAGCGCGCCCGCGACAAGCTGTCTATGCGCCGCGAAATCAAGGCCAATACCGACAACCTGGAGCGCCTGGTGGCGGAGAAGTCCGCCCGCGTGGTGGAGCTCGAGCGCCAGGTGGCCGTGGGCCAGGTGGTGGAGAGCCTGACCGAGGCCATGAGCGCCCTGGCCGGAGACATAGGCAACGCCGCGAACTCCGGCGGCGAGGGCGGGCAGGCTCCCGGCCCGTTCAACGAGATTCCCTGCTTCGTATCGGTGCATAACCGCTACCTGGAGATTGTGGCCACCAACCGCCTGTACCGCGAGCGCCTTGGCGACAAGGTGGGCTGCAACAGCTGGGAGGTCTATTCGGGCCGTCTGGGCCGGGGCAACGGCTGCCCAGTGTGGATGGCCATCGAGACGGGCAAGGGCCAGCGCAGGCGCGAGCTGCTGGTGGACCGCGGCGGCCAGGAGATTCCGGCCATCGTGCACACCGCACCCATCACGGGCCGCGACGGCAAGGTCGAATTCGTGCTGGAGTTTTCGGTGGACGTGACCGAGGTCAAACGCTTGCAGGACGAGCTGCGCACCGCCCAGCAGAAGTACCAGGAGATATTCGACGCCTCGCCCGCTTTCATCTCAGTGCATGGCCTGGACTTTCGCATCCGCGAGGCCAACCGCATGTTCCGCGAGTGCTTCGGCGCTGGCGTGGGCGAGCGCTGTTTCGAGGTCTACAAGCACCGCGACCGGCCCTGCACCGAATGTCTCGTGCACAAGACGGTCAAGGAAGGCCACACCGTGGAGACCGAGACCGTGGTCACGGACCGCGAAGGCCAGCCCATCAACGTGCTCATCCGCACCTCGCCCATCCGCGACGAGAAGGGCGATATCGTGGAGGTCATGGAGATGGCCACGGACATCACCCAGCTCCGACAGCTCCAGGACCACCTGTCCAATCTCGGACTCATGATCGGCTCCATGTCCCATGGCGTGAAGGGGCTACTCACGGCCCTGGACGGCGGCGTGTACAAGGTCGAGCGCGGGCTGGCTAAGGGCGACCAGGCCAAGGTCGTGGAAGGTTGGGCCGTGGTGACCTCCATGGTCGGGCGCATCAAGAAGCTCGTGCTGGACATCCTGTACTACGCCAAGTCGCGCCACCTGAACCACGAGTCCGTGGAAGTGGCGGGCTTCGCCCAGTCGCTGGCTGAGATCGTCGGCCCCAAGGCCGAGCGCCAGGGACTGTCCTTCGGCCTGGACCTCGCGGGGAGCCTGGGCGCTTTCGAGATCGACGAGGTGGCCCTGTCCTCGGCCATGGTCAACTTCCTGGAGAACGCCATGGACGCCTGCACGAGCGACGCCTCCAAGGCCGGGCACAAGGTCGTGCTGAGGGCGCGCGCCGACGCCGAGGCTGTCTATTTCGAGATCAACGACAACGGCATCGGCATGGATCGCGAGACGCGCGAGAAGATGTTCACCTTGTTCTTCTCCTCCAAGGGCGCCAAGGGCACGGGTCTTGGCACGTACATCTCGGGCCGGATCATCGCCCAGCACGGCGGGCGGGTGCGCGTGGAATCAGCCTTTGGCCAGGGCACGACGATCCATGTGGCCGTGCCCCGCTTCAAGGCCGACATTCGGCCCATGGATCCGGCCGAGCGCCAGATAGCGCGGGAGGCCTGCCAGTGAGCGAGGCGATCTTGCCCAACAAGAGCAAGCCCATGGTCGAGCTGCAGGCCTGCCCATCCCTCGGCGGCTTGCGGCCAGAGGAGATGTACCGCAACATCTTCGAGGGCGTGCCCTGTCTGGTGGCCGTGCTGGACCGCAACTTCCGTCTGGTGAGCTGGAACAGGACCTTCTCGGAGCACATGAAGGTCAAGCCCGGCGACTGCTGCTATCAGGCCTTCTGGGGCAGGGACTGCAAATGCGTCCGTTGCCCGGTGGAGGAGACCTTCGCCGACGGCCGCTTCCATACCAGCGAGGAGACCGGCGCCTACAAGGACGGCTCCCTGGCCCACTGGATCGTGACCACCGCGCCCGTGACCGACGCCAGCGGCGAGATCGTGGGGGCCATCAAGATGTGCCTGGACATCACCTCGCGCAAGGCGCTGGAAGAAAAGCTCAAGCGCTCGGAGGAGAAGTACCACGCCATTTTCAGCGACTTCCCCTACTCCATCTTTCTATTGGATACCGAGAGCCTGGCCATCATCGACTGCAACGCCAGGACCACGGCCTCCTACGGCTTCAGCCATGACGAGCTGGTAGGCACCTGCTTCCTCGATTTGTTCCGCGACGGGGACAAGCAGGCCATAGCCGCGGACCTGCTGCGCTCGGGCCACATCCACCAGGCCCGCCACGGCCGCAAGAACGGCCAGGCCTTCTACGTGGCCATCCGCGCCTCGCGCTGCGAGTATCCCGGCCGCAAGGTGCTGCTGGTCACCACCAGCGACATCACCAAGCGCCTGGAAACCGAGCAGCAGCTCATCCAGGCCAGCAAGATGGCCACCTTGGGCGAAATGGCCACGGGCATGGCCCACGAGCTCAACCAGCCGCTCACGGTCATCCAGTCGGGCGTGGACCTCATCCTGCGCAAGCTCGGTCAGGGGCAGGCCCCTGACAGTGGAACCCTGCGCAACGTGGCCGAGCTCATGGCCGAGCACGTGGACCGCGCAGCGAACATCATCAACCACATGCGCGAATTCGGCCGCAAGTCCGATCTGCGCCGCGAGCCCGTGCAGGCCGGCGAGGTGTTGCGCAGGGCCTTCGACATCTTCCGCGAGCAGTTCGCCCTGCGCGGCATCGAGGTCCGTTTCGAGCTGGACGACGGCCTGCCCGACATCCTGGCCGACCGCAACCGGCTGGAGCAGGTCTTCATCAACATACTCATCAACGCCCGCGACGCCCTCGAAGCGGAATGCGCGGGTGGGCCCGACGCTTCCGACTCCTGGGCCGTGGAGGCCGGTCCGGCGGACAAGCGCCTCATGCTGACCGCCACGGCCCAGGACGATTGGGTGCTCATCCGCATTCGCGACACGGGCGTGGGCGTGCCGCCTGCCCTGCGCGAGAAGATTTTCGAGCCCTTCTTCACCACCAAGGAGGTGGGCAAGGGCACTGGACTCGGGCTGTCCATCACCTACGGCATCGTCAAGGACCACGGCGGGAACGTGGAGGTGGAACCCACCGCAGGCCCCGGGACCTGCTTCCTGCTGCGTTTCCCGGTCATACTGTCGGCAACGGCCGCCTCGCCCGAGGCGGCTTCCAGCCATACAAGCGAACCCAAGAACCCAAGTAAGCCAAGATCGTGAGAGGTGCATCATGGCCAAGAAGATCCTCATTGTAGACGACGACCAGAACATCTGCGACTACCTGTCCGACATCCTAACCGAGGCTGGATACGCCACAGTCACCGCCGGCGACGGCGATGCGGCCATGAAGGCCATCGAGCAGGAGAACCCGGACCTCATCACCCTGGACATCGAGATGCCCGGCGTGTCCGGCCCCATGTTCAACCGCAAGCTGACCAAGAAGGGCACGGACAAGGCCATTCCCATC includes:
- a CDS encoding PAS domain-containing sensor histidine kinase, which encodes MSEAILPNKSKPMVELQACPSLGGLRPEEMYRNIFEGVPCLVAVLDRNFRLVSWNRTFSEHMKVKPGDCCYQAFWGRDCKCVRCPVEETFADGRFHTSEETGAYKDGSLAHWIVTTAPVTDASGEIVGAIKMCLDITSRKALEEKLKRSEEKYHAIFSDFPYSIFLLDTESLAIIDCNARTTASYGFSHDELVGTCFLDLFRDGDKQAIAADLLRSGHIHQARHGRKNGQAFYVAIRASRCEYPGRKVLLVTTSDITKRLETEQQLIQASKMATLGEMATGMAHELNQPLTVIQSGVDLILRKLGQGQAPDSGTLRNVAELMAEHVDRAANIINHMREFGRKSDLRREPVQAGEVLRRAFDIFREQFALRGIEVRFELDDGLPDILADRNRLEQVFINILINARDALEAECAGGPDASDSWAVEAGPADKRLMLTATAQDDWVLIRIRDTGVGVPPALREKIFEPFFTTKEVGKGTGLGLSITYGIVKDHGGNVEVEPTAGPGTCFLLRFPVILSATAASPEAASSHTSEPKNPSKPRS
- a CDS encoding response regulator, encoding MAKKILIVDDDQNICDYLSDILTEAGYATVTAGDGDAAMKAIEQENPDLITLDIEMPGVSGPMFNRKLTKKGTDKAIPIIVITGHPGFKYAIPNAVAEFDKPFEPKDVLFKVQSTLGK
- a CDS encoding response regulator, which gives rise to MAMNMKLLLIDDEEGIRRMLGMSLADLGYDVHTAADGQEGLNLFDWLAPDIVLLDIKMPGMDGIEVLRNIKARKIDAEVIMISGHGDLDLAIKSLQLDAVDFVTKPIRDEILQIALKRARDKLSMRREIKANTDNLERLVAEKSARVVELERQVAVGQVVESLTEAMSALAGDIGNAANSGGEGGQAPGPFNEIPCFVSVHNRYLEIVATNRLYRERLGDKVGCNSWEVYSGRLGRGNGCPVWMAIETGKGQRRRELLVDRGGQEIPAIVHTAPITGRDGKVEFVLEFSVDVTEVKRLQDELRTAQQKYQEIFDASPAFISVHGLDFRIREANRMFRECFGAGVGERCFEVYKHRDRPCTECLVHKTVKEGHTVETETVVTDREGQPINVLIRTSPIRDEKGDIVEVMEMATDITQLRQLQDHLSNLGLMIGSMSHGVKGLLTALDGGVYKVERGLAKGDQAKVVEGWAVVTSMVGRIKKLVLDILYYAKSRHLNHESVEVAGFAQSLAEIVGPKAERQGLSFGLDLAGSLGAFEIDEVALSSAMVNFLENAMDACTSDASKAGHKVVLRARADAEAVYFEINDNGIGMDRETREKMFTLFFSSKGAKGTGLGTYISGRIIAQHGGRVRVESAFGQGTTIHVAVPRFKADIRPMDPAERQIAREACQ